One Vicia villosa cultivar HV-30 ecotype Madison, WI linkage group LG5, Vvil1.0, whole genome shotgun sequence genomic window, ttaaatttaattattatctTTCAAAATGACTCTTAAATTTAACGAGAAATGTGTTCATTAAAATAATCACTTACATGATAGCCAGGAGAACTTCTTGAATACTGCTGAAAATCATCCGTTTGTAATCTTGAAGATAAATTAGTATTAATTTGATGAACTTTTCTCCTTTTGTAAATAGGAACTTTTCCCGCTAAACATTTATCCGCATTTCCATCCATAATTTTACTATAAGAGAGACTACTTTGTATGACGTTCTTTGCAAAGGTGGGATAAAGCTACATAAATTATCATAAAGAGGAAATAAAACAAGGTTCattaaacaataaaacataattGAAGTTGAAATTCTTTACAAACGAGTACTAATTAAACTAATCTTGAATGAATATTttagatttgaaatttgaaatagcTACAATTATATATCTTTCTCTTATACTTCATcaaataacaattatttttaacatCGCCATTAACTAAGATAGTTAATCTTATAAATTGTTCAACTCTACCATACctgaattttgtgattttttagtaAAGGGTGTTGTAGAGCAGGTTGCTCGTAGATATCAACACAGTAAAAATCTCTGTCCACTTGATGCTGAATTTTCTAAACCAAAattacaaccaattaaatcatatgtacaaaaaaaaaaaaaaagagagaacaaTAGATCACATACCCTAAGGTTATTAGATCGAGTGAAATGATTTTCCCCTTCTAATAAAGTATT contains:
- the LOC131604546 gene encoding uncharacterized protein LOC131604546, producing MMDLMVFIVVCLSLTYCKIDARSNTLLEGENHFTRSNNLRKIQHQVDRDFYCVDIYEQPALQHPLLKNHKIQLYPTFAKNVIQSSLSYSKIMDGNADKCLAGKVPIYKRRKVHQINTNLSSRLQTDDFQQYSRSSPGYHVSDYFNEHISR